Sequence from the Candidatus Methylomirabilis sp. genome:
CGCGTTCGCCGCGTGCAGGACCTTCGTGATCGCCGCCGTCAGCGTGGTCTTGCCGTGGTCGATGTGCCCGATGGTCCCGATGTTCATGTGCTCTTTCGTCCGCTCGAACTTTGCCTTGCCCATAGATAACTCCTTTAGATACGAAACCGAGTCCGATTACCGTCCGCCGGTCCGCCCACCCATACGGGCCACAATCTCCCCAGCAATACCGGCTGGGACCGGCTCGTACCGTGAAAACTGCATC
This genomic interval carries:
- a CDS encoding GTP-binding protein — its product is MGKAKFERTKEHMNIGTIGHIDHGKTTLTAAITKVLHAANA